TTACAGATGTGTTAGATATGTTTTATAATTGTACGTCATTAATGCATCTTGATCTTTCTAATTGGAATGTAAGCCAGGTGACTACGATGAAACAAATGTTCTATGCATGTCAGGCATTAATCAGTGTTGATACTACCGGATGGGACACTAGTAGTGTTACAGATATGTCATATATGTTTTATAATTGTGCATCGTTAACTGATGTAACGACTTCGAACTGGCAAATGGGGAAAGTTGTGAATATGGCGTCTTTATTTGAGAATTGTAAAGCGTTAGTCACTGTTGATGTTAGTACATGGGATGTGAGTCAGGTTCAAAGATTTACTAGTGCTTTTTCCGGGGATACTCAATTAAAGCAACTGGATGTTTCGAATTGGGATACTAGTAATGCGTTGTATTTTAGATTTTCTTTTTCGGGTTGTCAAAATTTGATAGCTTTAGATGTGAGTCGGTGGGATGTTTCGCATGTGACGAATTTTACTTCAATGTTTCAAAACTGTAAAACAATAACAAATTTAGCTGTTGATAATTGGCAAATGGGAAATGCTACAGATATTAGTAATATTTTTGGCTTTTGTAGTGGGCTGACGTCCGTAAACGTTAGTCAATGGGATACTTCTAATGTAATTAACTTTGGTTCTGTTTTTAGCTGGTGTTTTAGCCTAGAAACTGTGGATGTTAGTCACTGGGAGACAGATAAGGGGACCTCTTTTTCTCAAGTCTTCTCAAATTGTAAGAACTTGACCTATGTGAATGTAAGCGATTGGCATGTTGAGAATGGCTCTTCTTTTTATAGTATGTTTCAACTCTGTTCTAAATTAACGAAATTAGATTTGTCTAAGTGGGATACAAGTAATGCAGTATCATTAAGTTTTATTTTTTCAGATTGCAACAATCTAGCTGCTATAAATGTCGATAATTGGAATACTAGTAAAGTGACTAATTTAACAGCGACCTTTCAGGATTGTTCTAGTTTGACGTTTTTAGACCTCTCTAGCTGGGATACAAGCAGGGCAACGACATATTCGAATATGCTCAATGGAGATACTAACTTAAAAAGCATTGTACTCGGTTCGAAGTTTACATTTCATGAAAGTACTGAAATGTCGCTTATTAAACCGAGTTCAAAGCCACCTTACACTGGTAAATGGCAATTCGGTACTGATGGTCCAACTTATACGGCTAGTGAGTTAATGATGGACTATGATGGTAGTACTATGGCTGGACGGTATAATTGGGAAGAACAAAATGGGACAGTTACGACCAGGTATGTTGATACTGATGGTAATGAACTTGCAAAAAGCACGTCACAAACTGGGCCAGTAGGTGCTAACTATACGACGTCTGCTCCCGACATTGATGGCTATGAATTGGCATCGACACCAGGCGATGCTACCGGGACTTATACAGTTGACCCGATTACCGTTACTTATATCTATCAAGGGATGCTGGTTTTTGATTCTGCTCCCAACGAATTGCGTTTCGGCACCCACAAGTTAGCCAGTCAGGCCACTTATGGGGCGACGCCTGACCAACCACTAACTGTGCAAGACAATCGGCGGCTGGATTCGGCTTGGACCCTGACAGCGCAATTAGGTTCAGGTGGTTTTGTGGATGATTCAGATGCTACGAAGCCGAAATACCTTGGTGCCACGTTGAGTTATCGTATAGGTGACCAGAATACGGTGATTGGACAGGCCGCCACACCGATTGTGACCCACACGACCACATCACATGACCCAGTTGAGTTATCAAGCGGGTGGTCGGATACGGCAGGTTTGGTGTTAACTTCACCGGAAAATGGGTTGGTGGGTCACTATCATGCCACGATTACGTGGAATTTGGGTGCCACGGTGGCAAACCAATAGTATGTCAATTAAGCTTTCAGAATCTTATTTTTTGGTAAAAGAAATGTTTAGAACGCAAAATTGGTCGTTCTAAGCACTTTTTTGTTATAAAATTGGAAAATTGATGGCACAAACCTTTATTAATTGGTTAATATTCGGTAACATAAACAACAGTAGCATAATTCAGCAATTTGCCAATTAACAATAATTGCAAGGAGATTATCATGGAAAAACAAAATCAGCCTGATCTCGAAAAACAAGATCAACCTACGCGCGAGTTAACCGATAGTTTACAACAAAAATTAGACTATTTAACAACGCTGCGTCAAGC
This region of Lactobacillus sp. CBA3605 genomic DNA includes:
- a CDS encoding BspA family leucine-rich repeat surface protein → MRKKSYKWGSLIVGVMLGLVAPVAVAVVPLIEVRAVTTADTSQPARDNSISRLVTATSSAVDNEAPVPPSASTDTATTTADSTSASDQSSQATGASTASSSKTSSSKAATVSSSSMPKSLAREAAAADDIASGLNGTVSWRIDSTGVLHLSGGSLAHSAIFSSPWASSIINPLYGGDYASQITSINIDGELTASTITDYSYLFANLTNVTDITGLNNLNMTGVNSMTRMFYNCTSLMHLDLSNWNVSQVATMKEMFSNCQALISVDTTGWDTNSVTDVLDMFYNCTSLMHLDLSNWNVSQVTTMKQMFYACQALISVDTTGWDTSSVTDMSYMFYNCASLTDVTTSNWQMGKVVNMASLFENCKALVTVDVSTWDVSQVQRFTSAFSGDTQLKQLDVSNWDTSNALYFRFSFSGCQNLIALDVSRWDVSHVTNFTSMFQNCKTITNLAVDNWQMGNATDISNIFGFCSGLTSVNVSQWDTSNVINFGSVFSWCFSLETVDVSHWETDKGTSFSQVFSNCKNLTYVNVSDWHVENGSSFYSMFQLCSKLTKLDLSKWDTSNAVSLSFIFSDCNNLAAINVDNWNTSKVTNLTATFQDCSSLTFLDLSSWDTSRATTYSNMLNGDTNLKSIVLGSKFTFHESTEMSLIKPSSKPPYTGKWQFGTDGPTYTASELMMDYDGSTMAGRYNWEEQNGTVTTRYVDTDGNELAKSTSQTGPVGANYTTSAPDIDGYELASTPGDATGTYTVDPITVTYIYQGMLVFDSAPNELRFGTHKLASQATYGATPDQPLTVQDNRRLDSAWTLTAQLGSGGFVDDSDATKPKYLGATLSYRIGDQNTVIGQAATPIVTHTTTSHDPVELSSGWSDTAGLVLTSPENGLVGHYHATITWNLGATVANQ